One Candidatus Ornithobacterium hominis genomic region harbors:
- the atpD gene encoding F0F1 ATP synthase subunit beta, whose product MAQNTGKISQIIGPVIDVVFDNDQGLPQIYDSLEINREGELPLVLEVEQHIGEDTVRCISMDGTDGLKRGQEVIATGNPITMPTGDAIRGRLFNVTGNAIDGLGNISKENGLPIHRPAPKFEDLSVSSEVLFTGIKVIDLIEPYTKGGKIGLFGGAGVGKTVLIQELINNIAKGHGGLSVFAGVGERTREGNDLLREMLEAGIIRYGDDFMHSMEEGGWNLDAVDRELLKDSKASFVFGQMNEPPGARARVALSGLTLAEYYRDGEGQGQGRDVLFFVDNIFRFTQAGSEVSALLGRMPSAVGYQPTLATEMGAMQERITSTKNGSITSVQAVYVPADDLTDPAPATTFAHLDATTVLSRKIASLGIYPAVDPLDSTSRILSPDVVGKEHYECAQRVKEILQRYKALQDIIAILGMEELSEEDKLVVHRARRVQRFLSQPFHVAEQFTGIPGVLVDIKDTIKGFNMIMDGEVDKYPESAFNLKGTIEEAIEAGEKMLAEAE is encoded by the coding sequence ATGGCACAAAATACAGGTAAAATTTCACAGATTATCGGGCCGGTAATTGATGTTGTTTTTGATAACGATCAAGGTTTACCCCAAATTTACGATTCATTAGAAATTAATAGAGAAGGGGAGTTGCCACTCGTGCTAGAAGTGGAACAGCACATTGGTGAAGACACTGTTCGTTGCATTTCAATGGACGGTACAGACGGGTTGAAGCGAGGGCAAGAGGTGATAGCAACGGGGAATCCGATTACGATGCCAACGGGAGACGCCATCAGAGGTCGTCTTTTTAACGTAACAGGAAACGCGATAGATGGGTTAGGTAATATTTCTAAAGAAAATGGTTTGCCGATTCACCGTCCAGCACCTAAATTTGAAGATTTATCTGTATCGTCAGAAGTTCTATTTACTGGAATTAAAGTAATCGACTTGATTGAACCTTACACCAAAGGAGGTAAAATTGGATTGTTTGGTGGAGCGGGTGTAGGTAAAACTGTATTAATTCAAGAGTTGATTAATAACATTGCTAAAGGGCACGGAGGTTTATCTGTTTTCGCTGGTGTTGGTGAGAGAACACGCGAGGGGAATGATTTATTGCGAGAAATGCTAGAAGCAGGAATTATACGCTATGGTGATGATTTTATGCATTCGATGGAAGAAGGTGGGTGGAATTTAGATGCCGTAGATAGAGAATTATTAAAAGATTCTAAAGCTTCATTTGTATTTGGGCAGATGAATGAGCCTCCAGGGGCACGTGCACGAGTGGCGCTTTCAGGTTTGACTTTAGCGGAATATTACCGAGACGGAGAAGGCCAAGGGCAAGGGCGTGATGTTTTATTCTTTGTAGATAATATATTCCGATTTACACAGGCAGGTTCAGAGGTGTCTGCACTTTTAGGGCGCATGCCTTCAGCAGTAGGTTATCAGCCGACTTTAGCAACAGAAATGGGAGCGATGCAAGAGAGGATTACTTCAACCAAAAATGGCTCAATTACATCTGTTCAGGCCGTTTACGTTCCAGCAGATGACTTGACAGACCCAGCACCAGCGACGACTTTTGCTCACTTGGATGCCACTACGGTACTTTCTCGTAAAATTGCTTCTTTGGGTATTTACCCCGCGGTAGACCCACTAGATTCGACTTCTAGAATTTTATCGCCAGATGTGGTAGGGAAAGAACATTATGAATGTGCACAGCGTGTGAAAGAAATCTTACAACGCTACAAAGCTTTGCAAGACATTATTGCGATTTTGGGAATGGAAGAATTGTCAGAAGAAGATAAGTTGGTAGTTCACAGAGCTCGTCGTGTTCAGCGTTTCCTTTCTCAGCCATTCCACGTGGCAGAACAGTTTACAGGGATTCCAGGTGTTTTGGTAGATATAAAAGATACCATCAAAGGGTTCAACATGATTATGGACGGGGAAGTAGATAAATATCCTGAATCAGCCTTTAACTTAAAAGGAACCATTGAAGAAGCGATAGAAGCAGGAGAAAAAATGTTAGCAGAAGCAGAATAA
- a CDS encoding LexA family transcriptional regulator yields the protein MDKSFILNEIKSHLNIKTDSEFAEFLGVKQPTIASWRKRNSLDYDLIITKCNEIDANWLLTGKGSMLKQELKLIGNQKSAEATMDIQDIPLYNLEATAGLVELFRSEKVTSVLDSIRIPGIPKCDGGLSITGDSMYPLLKSGDIVLYKEIPVEQQSIFFGEMYLLGVRVDEWEEMITVKYVQKSEKGEEYVKLVSQNQYHHPKDVLLSNITAMAIIKASIRFNTMF from the coding sequence ATGGATAAGTCATTTATTTTAAACGAAATAAAATCGCATTTAAATATCAAAACAGATAGTGAATTCGCAGAATTTCTTGGAGTAAAACAACCAACCATCGCATCTTGGAGGAAACGAAATTCATTGGATTACGATTTAATTATTACAAAATGCAATGAAATTGATGCGAATTGGCTTCTCACTGGCAAAGGTTCCATGCTCAAGCAAGAGCTAAAGCTTATTGGCAATCAAAAATCAGCTGAAGCTACAATGGATATTCAGGATATTCCATTATATAATTTAGAAGCCACCGCAGGTTTAGTAGAGCTATTCAGAAGTGAAAAAGTTACTTCTGTACTTGATTCCATTCGGATTCCTGGTATACCAAAATGTGATGGAGGTCTTTCTATCACAGGAGATAGTATGTATCCATTACTCAAGTCAGGAGACATCGTTTTATACAAGGAGATTCCAGTAGAGCAGCAAAGTATTTTTTTTGGTGAAATGTATTTGCTGGGCGTTCGTGTAGATGAATGGGAAGAAATGATTACAGTAAAATACGTTCAGAAATCAGAAAAAGGAGAGGAATACGTAAAACTTGTCAGCCAAAACCAATACCACCACCCCAAAGATGTATTGTTGAGCAATATCACAGCCATGGCTATCATCAAAGCAAGTATTCGCTTCAACACCATGTTTTAA
- a CDS encoding Rha family transcriptional regulator, producing the protein MNQLSISKKMTSREIADITGKNHHHLLRDIRKMEKAWEKVTETKFGFSEYADSTGRRLPQYELTKTECLYIATKFNDEHGQG; encoded by the coding sequence ATGAATCAACTATCTATCTCAAAAAAGATGACCAGCAGAGAGATTGCTGACATTACAGGAAAGAACCATCACCATTTGTTAAGGGATATTAGAAAAATGGAAAAAGCATGGGAAAAAGTTACTGAAACCAAATTTGGTTTTAGTGAATACGCCGACAGCACAGGTCGAAGATTACCCCAATACGAACTTACCAAAACCGAGTGCCTGTATATCGCTACCAAGTTTAATGATGAGCACGGGCAAGGTTGA